From Thermoanaerobaculia bacterium, the proteins below share one genomic window:
- a CDS encoding helix-turn-helix transcriptional regulator, translating into MDPWTPERIIMYRKHLGLTQLEFAALLGVQRNYIHMLEKGLRTPSPTLSRLMDCLEQKEENHGKRNL; encoded by the coding sequence ATGGATCCCTGGACACCGGAACGGATTATCATGTACAGAAAACATCTTGGCCTGACCCAGCTGGAATTCGCCGCTCTCCTTGGAGTACAACGAAATTACATTCATATGCTTGAAAAGGGGCTGCGGACTCCAAGCCCTACGTTATCAAGGCTGATGGACTGCCTTGAACAAAAGGAGGAGAATCATGGCAAGAGGAATTTATAA